Genomic window (Nymphaea colorata isolate Beijing-Zhang1983 chromosome 1, ASM883128v2, whole genome shotgun sequence):
AGAACACATGGTGCAATTATATCTAGCATTTAATTATGATCTGAATTATCATATTGTGTATCTTGCAAACAAGAACAGAATATTTTTggaacatatattttaaaaatatgtgtACCAAAAACACAACTTTTTTCTTGTCAAGTGCCTTTAAGATTCAAAAGGATTGGTTAGGTGCAACCTAAAAATCGTATTCCATCAGTTTACGCCTTCGTTTGCAGCTACCCGAGTCTGTCGATGGTACAAATTTACTTTCTTAATTCCAAGAGATGTTAAAAGAAAGTATGCATGTAAGTACGGTTGACGTGTTCTTTTAATATGTCAATAATTTTGCATGCGCaacatattttaattagatACAGAGTATGTTGTTTATAAATACCTGGCTTAATGAATAATCTCATATAATAAAACTGGCAAAGTTCACAAACTGAGATTCTTGTTCTGGAAAGAAAATCATAGGATAACTTGTAAGTAGGCTCGCATGCATCGTTGTATCATGCATGGAAAATCTATATAAGATTTCTTGACAGGCATATTAATGTCTTCAAGCTTGTGCTTCGTGATTTTCTTATGGAGGGCAACACGTTTCGTGAAAACTGCCAAGTAAAAGCTTCAATCTGTGTTAGCTTGAGAAATAGAGAAAgttacatgcaatttttttttttaaatattacttGGTATCACTAAATTACATTCTTACAagcaaaaattaattaataagaGTGGAGTAAGAGATTAAAGAACTCGAGATTTTCATAGTTGACTTAGCTGGTGAACTTGGAATTATGTGAATCTTGACGTAAAATTCATGAGGTGCAAAATATTTATACTTCCGCACGAGGCTTCCTTGCATCTGATGTCCAATGGTATCATTTCCTTTGccaaactaaactaaacataaAGAAAGTTGGTCTTAAAACCTTTAGATTTAAGGCCACGCTTAGAAATTAATCAATAGATCTAACGTCTTATACTGATAGGTATTGACTATTCTTTTGTTTAATGTAGCCATGCATTAAATAAAGAACCACATGGTAATGTGATTATCAGTAAATAAATActatatttatatgtaaacGATAAGAATATATTAACTTAGTAGTTGTTTCATCATTACTTAAGTAAGCCATGCTAAGATGACTGAGATTTGATTCAGCGATTATATTAATATTTGAATGTTAAGGCCGTAAACCATCAGGTACGTGTTTATTGAGAAGGCCCCAAATCCCTCCTCAGTATCAACTGTAATGCATAATTAAACTTACTTTACATAAACTGAATTAAACATATCTTTAGTAGTTAGGACGTGTTTGGATGAGCGAAGAAACGTTtgagaaaaaacattaaatggACTTTCCCTTGATGTCGGCTTGGATTGGGTGGTTTGAACCAGATGGGCGGGCGGctgcaggggcggagccaagagGGGCACACAGGGGCCTTGGCcctctttacattttttttttaaactacatgtacatttttaaaaatttttatttatcctatataaaatttttaaaatttgtatttcCGTCTCTGTTTTTGAAACTGTAATTCGgctctcctcatgaaaaatttatgattcCAACCCTAGACGGCTGTAATCATTAGTCGAGTTAGAAAGTTTTTGCTGAGAGACTCTAATTTAAAAATCTTTGATCGTTCAAATACATGCTAAAATGATTGAGAAATACCTTACACAaataagtaaacataaataaggCAAATAGTTGAGGCTAATTActaataaataattaaatgaatTTAATGAGACTGCATAGGCAACTGCCCGCACAAGCCCACATGTGAGTCCACCCCTTATGTGGCCGATTCAAGAGTGCTAACTGTTAATATTTAGCTGTCTTAAAGAGTATTctaaagattttcttttttgaattttttatttttagaaaatatttttgacCTATTCCAGGCTTCCAGCTGAATTGGCAGCTTTACAGGTTCTGTTTATAAACCAATTTTCTTATACTAGAGGTTAGGTTTGATATATAAGCAAAATTATACCTTGGATCTGcctttatatatgtatatattttgaaCCGAGTTGGAAAGAAAGAACTTGAATGCTTAACAACTCCCCTAATGCGTGCTTTACTTTTCATAATTTATATTATGCATAATTAATACAAAGTGGTAACTTAATTTATATTCTGCACGGCCAAATACGAATGCATCATAATATCCACCAAcacaatgttttgaaaaataaatcattttttaaattttccaaaTTATGTGTAAGCTATTTTTTATGTATGAAAAGGAGAAATATACCCATATGAGTTTCCAATAATTACAACAATATTTAGCCCAACATTTTCCCGTGTTTTGAATCAGAGGCATGCTAAATGATCCTAACAAGAAAGTGATTAAAACTTAATCAACATAAACACCTTGGGGCTTGTATAACTGAGACATCATGCATATATGCTAATGTTTAAGTTCATTCTTGGATGGAACCAAGGAGAATGAGCAGTCACATACTTAAGGCCTTCCCCTGTTAGGAAGATGAATGTGGAATGATCACTGTACTCAGCTGAAAGAGAAGATTACCAAGAAGTTGGCTGATTGTCAATCATGTACTCTGATGTCTAGAAAAGGACCATGTCTTCTGATTTTGTAATCAAGCTATACTCTCAAATGAAGTCTTAAAGTAAACCGATAcaaacttaaaaacaaaaaatgttagttAAAAATACCAAGAACATagtaaatatatattaaaaaatgattgcccaatcttttctctttcttaaatGATTCACTTCATACCTTTATTCAATAGTTGTGAAAAGTAACTttgatttataaaatttaaatagttttgttatttttaaaacaaaaagaacaggTAACTGGCCTGCCTATGCTTTAGTGGGAGCTCGAACTAGGGAGACTTTGAAAATTATCGAGATTATTAGGTACACTTTTTAATGTACACTAATTCCGCTCCATTTTATTGAGATTtactaaatttaaaaattagatgCTAACATGGGGGAAAATATTAATTCGAAATTTAAACGGAgacactatttttttattttttttttcatgagttGGGTCCAAGACTCCAAATAGTGGCGTTGCTTCCCTTTGAAATTTTCGTACAAGGCAGGGACCCGACGAGAAAATTGCATCTACGCGTCCAAAACTTTATGGTGGTCTGCATTTTCAAGTGCACCCAATCGTCCTTTCTTTCCAAGCAGCGAAATTTTCATTTGGATACGGTCCTCGTTCCCTCCACTCTCTGCACTCCCCGCCAATAACGGCCGGGGAATTGGTGGATGACACAGGAACCCCCGGAAAATGGTGCAGAAAGCCTAGTTGTTCCTCTCAACATTAGGGTTGGCTTCAGACACGTCCGGCCAGAAAGGAGCCCCAATTGCTTCAACGGAAAATGTCCGTCATCTCGCCCGCCCTTCCCACTTACTTATCTAGGGTTACATCTGGCGGCGCCGCCAACTTCTCCTGCGGTGGAGCAGCAGGAGTTTCCGCGAGTATATCGAAATGTGCGAGAGGGGTCGGCTTGTTGAAAGCAGAACTGGGGGAGGGTGGGAGGAGAGCTTGCGCGAAGAAGGGGAGGGGCCAGACTGCGGTCATTCACGAGGGGAGGTTCAAGGATAGCTGGGTGGCATCGCTTGCCTCTCCGGTCACTGGCCCGAGCGACAGCGGCGAAGAATCGCCGGCGGAGGAGACGGTGCAGAGATGTGGTTGGGCGATCGGCGTCGACCCGGACGTATCTGGGGCCCTGGCGGTCATCAAAGGCGATTGGCCGGAGTGCTCTGCACAGGTAATTTTAGGGGTCTTTCTAGGGGTAGTTTTGAGAGAGCGTGCTTATTATTCTTCTGCATTCCGGTTTTCAGGGGCGCGTTCGTCATTTACCAACAGTTTGAAAGGTAATGGCGGGGTTTTACCTCTTGGTGTCCTTCAGGAGCAGGGGCCTTTTGGTCAGATGGAGTGTCGGAGCTGGCTCCTTTCTCCAGGTTGACGAAATTGCCCTTGCAAATGGTGGGCACTCCATTTCAAACGACTGTAGAATTCTGGTTCTTCTGCCTGCGACACAACGTCGTTGTAACAAAGATTATAAATAATCATTAAATATTATGATATTCTGTGCAGATATATCTGAAAACCACTTTCAGATCATGAACAATTAGTACTTCATTTTGATTCCTTATGTTTGTTTACATGTTGCTGTTTAGTTTGTGGTGCTGCCAATTGTCTAATCTTTTGCATGTACAGCCaatgttcttttttccttttggtgcCTACTTCTTTGAATTCCTTTCTTCTGCTTTTCTATTGCCGGACGGTAAAGGTAAGACTACCCTTGTTGGTAGGTTTTTGATAGCCCTTACTTGCAAGCATCTGTTGGGAAGAGACTGCGGAAGCGGCTTGATGCGAAGGCCATTGTTCAGTTACTCCGTACCTTCAATGCACCAGTAGGTATGATGGTTTCTCCTCTGTCCGTCGAGGATTGAATTACATGTACATGGTGAAGATGTGTGATTGGTGTTTTATAAACGACTGGTTGCACTTATCAGTATCATGAAAAATTCAGTTTTTGAAAACCATCGATTGTCATgtccttttatttttccctcCTATGTGGGGAAAATATTTGTTCCTGTGCATCGGAAAATCATCAATTCATGCACATAacaaacacatgcatatatgtatttGA
Coding sequences:
- the LOC116249031 gene encoding Holliday junction resolvase MOC1, chloroplastic isoform X3 → MSVISPALPTYLSRVTSGGAANFSCGGAAGVSASISKCARGVGLLKAELGEGGRRACAKKGRGQTAVIHEGRFKDSWVASLASPVTGPSDSGEESPAEETVQRCGWAIGVDPDVSGALAVIKGDWPECSAQVFDSPYLQASVGKRLRKRLDAKAIVQLLRTFNAPVGTTAYIEQSIPFPKDGKQGWWSGGFGYGLWIGILVATGFSVIPVPSILWKTHFELAGSSSSKVDSCSSKGA
- the LOC116249031 gene encoding Holliday junction resolvase MOC1, chloroplastic isoform X4, which encodes MSVISPALPTYLSRVTSGGAANFSCGGAAGVSASISKCARGVGLLKAELGEGGRRACAKKGRGQTAVIHEGRFKDSWVASLASPVTGPSDSGEESPAEETVQRCGWAIGVDPDVSGALAVIKGDWPECSAQVFDSPYLQASVGKRLRKRLDAKAIVQLLRTFNAPVGTTAYIEQSIPFPKDGKQGWWSGGFGYGLWIGGLMFQQRCLNVLTG
- the LOC116249031 gene encoding Holliday junction resolvase MOC1, chloroplastic isoform X2, whose amino-acid sequence is MSVISPALPTYLSRVTSGGAANFSCGGAAGVSASISKCARGVGLLKAELGEGGRRACAKKGRGQTAVIHEGRFKDSWVASLASPVTGPSDSGEESPAEETVQRCGWAIGVDPDVSGALAVIKGDWPECSAQVFDSPYLQASVGKRLRKRLDAKAIVQLLRTFNAPVGTTAYIEQSIPFPKDGKQGWWSGGFGYGLWIGILVATGFSVIPVPSILWKTHFELAGSSSSGLMFQQRCLNVLTG
- the LOC116249031 gene encoding Holliday junction resolvase MOC1, chloroplastic isoform X1; protein product: MSVISPALPTYLSRVTSGGAANFSCGGAAGVSASISKCARGVGLLKAELGEGGRRACAKKGRGQTAVIHEGRFKDSWVASLASPVTGPSDSGEESPAEETVQRCGWAIGVDPDVSGALAVIKGDWPECSAQVFDSPYLQASVGKRLRKRLDAKAIVQLLRTFNAPVGTTAYIEQSIPFPKDGKQGWWSGGFGYGLWIGILVATGFSVIPVPSILWKTHFELAGSSSSKDDSRKAACELFPSLSSMLRRKMDHGRAEALLIAAYGKGLRRVQEISSSDMT